One Brachybacterium kimchii genomic window carries:
- a CDS encoding ABC transporter substrate-binding protein — protein MSPSPSPSRISRRSFAGAAALAAVASPLLAACGGSSGSGGSADTSVLKVGFPEDSENYDPHQPPYTVSRAVARQIADTLVDQDPESGEIVPWLAESWDVNKDSSQFTFHLRDGVTFSDGTAFTAESVKKNFDRVVDLGALAYIGASHLRGYQKTEVVDERTAKVSFDGPNAQFLQAASTQTLSMLADATLELDPKEVAAGKVIGSGAFTLEDYTPGESITLARRDDYAWGSSVYSNQKAAAYESIRISFIPDPTTLAGAVSSGQVDFAFLLDTSTLPAVEGGQLQVSKNPTRGITFPLIPFIYREIFEDDGVRRALNPATDRAEIAERIYQGQVKPATGLLTASTPGAADLSEFLEHDPEVAKKLLEDAGWRTVGKDGIRTNDDGDRLSVSIQYTSGNTVYEQLFQLLQAQWKKVGIEFELKPVTEAQASETGLYDAKYDLSTWTQGRADPDVLRVVYSSFYENQSFFYGHPVDEIDDALLALQSTTDPDERAAASEKAQRLLLEGGYSVPLVDAISVSAASKKIRKIALDAENKPAFADLAPAD, from the coding sequence GTGTCCCCCTCGCCCTCCCCCTCCCGCATCTCCCGTCGCTCGTTCGCCGGCGCCGCCGCGCTCGCGGCCGTCGCCTCGCCCCTGCTGGCCGCCTGCGGCGGCTCCTCCGGATCCGGTGGCTCCGCGGACACCTCCGTGCTGAAGGTCGGCTTCCCCGAGGACAGCGAGAACTACGACCCACACCAGCCGCCGTATACGGTCTCGCGCGCGGTCGCCCGGCAGATCGCCGACACCCTCGTCGACCAGGACCCGGAGTCCGGGGAGATCGTGCCCTGGCTCGCCGAGTCCTGGGACGTGAACAAGGACAGCTCGCAGTTCACCTTCCACCTGCGAGACGGCGTCACCTTCTCCGACGGCACGGCGTTCACCGCCGAGTCGGTGAAGAAGAACTTCGACCGGGTGGTCGACCTCGGGGCGCTCGCCTACATCGGCGCGAGCCACCTGCGCGGCTACCAGAAGACGGAGGTGGTCGATGAGCGCACGGCGAAGGTCTCCTTCGACGGCCCGAACGCCCAGTTCCTGCAGGCCGCGAGCACCCAGACCCTGAGTATGCTCGCCGACGCGACCCTCGAGCTCGATCCGAAGGAGGTCGCGGCCGGGAAGGTCATCGGCAGCGGCGCCTTCACCCTCGAGGACTACACGCCCGGCGAGTCCATCACCCTCGCCCGCCGCGACGACTACGCCTGGGGGTCGTCGGTCTACAGCAACCAGAAGGCCGCCGCCTACGAGAGCATCAGGATCTCGTTCATCCCCGATCCCACGACGCTAGCGGGCGCGGTCTCCTCCGGCCAGGTCGATTTCGCGTTCCTGCTGGACACATCGACCCTCCCCGCCGTCGAGGGCGGTCAGCTGCAGGTCTCGAAGAATCCGACGCGCGGCATCACCTTCCCGCTGATCCCCTTCATCTACCGGGAGATCTTCGAGGACGACGGCGTGCGGCGGGCGCTCAACCCCGCGACGGACCGCGCGGAGATCGCCGAGCGCATCTACCAGGGCCAGGTGAAGCCCGCGACCGGGCTGCTCACGGCCTCCACCCCCGGTGCGGCCGACCTCTCGGAGTTCCTCGAGCACGATCCCGAGGTGGCGAAGAAGCTGCTCGAGGACGCCGGCTGGAGGACCGTCGGCAAGGACGGCATCCGCACCAACGACGACGGCGATCGGCTGAGCGTCTCCATCCAGTACACCAGTGGGAACACGGTCTACGAACAGCTCTTCCAGCTGCTGCAGGCGCAGTGGAAGAAGGTCGGCATCGAGTTCGAGCTCAAGCCCGTCACCGAGGCGCAGGCCAGCGAGACCGGCCTCTACGACGCGAAGTACGACCTCTCGACCTGGACGCAGGGCCGCGCGGATCCCGACGTGCTGCGCGTGGTCTACAGCTCCTTCTACGAGAACCAGTCGTTCTTCTACGGCCACCCGGTCGACGAGATCGACGACGCCCTGCTGGCCCTGCAGAGCACGACGGATCCCGACGAGCGCGCGGCGGCATCGGAGAAGGCCCAGCGCCTCCTGCTCGAGGGCGGGTACTCCGTCCCGCTCGTCGACGCGATCTCGGTGAGCGCGGCCTCGAAGAAGATCCGGAAGATCGCCCTGGACGCCGAGAACAAGCCCGCGTTCGCCGATCTCGCGCCCGCGGACTGA
- the nikE gene encoding nickel ABC transporter ATP-binding protein NikE, with protein MNESTRTSSGRDVPQTLHGAASPVLRIQDLAVQYVRRGRSTTAVDEVSLQIAPGESVALVGESGSGKTTIARSVLGLLDERARVHGSVEVAGRDLLELGARGARRLRGRDIGYVPQDPGGSLDPLKRVLDQVVEPLRIHRIGDPRQHRGRALQALRDAGLDDPRALAGRWPHELSGGQRQRVLIAAAMVIEPALIVADEPTSALDVTVQRRILDRIGELTSSHGTSLLLITHDLAIAADRTDRTLALRTGKVVDEGPSRSLLVAPQHPYTRALVDAIPGRSRTLEEIEPPRPSPEDEPLVRARGIARTFGSRREPVTALLPTDLEVRPGDSIGIVGESGSGKTTLARILLGLTRPDEGDVHVAGRAVTRGDRAIRRVVQPVFQNPHSSFDPARTVGWSALEPVRALAPRPRAARRQLLERLFRDVGLDPVLAGRRPDELSGGQLQRVAIARALSVEPQVLVCDEAVSALDVTVQAQILALLARLQHEHRLALVFITHDLGVLRQVCRDVLVMRRGEVVERGATADVLTDPQTDYTRELIAAIPGAAEEAPLV; from the coding sequence ATGAACGAGAGCACGAGGACATCCTCGGGACGCGACGTCCCGCAGACGCTGCACGGCGCCGCGTCCCCTGTCCTACGGATCCAGGACCTGGCCGTGCAGTACGTCCGCCGCGGGCGCTCGACCACGGCGGTCGACGAGGTCTCCCTGCAGATCGCGCCGGGCGAGTCCGTCGCGCTGGTGGGGGAGTCCGGTTCGGGCAAGACCACGATCGCGCGGTCCGTGCTGGGGCTGCTCGACGAGCGCGCCCGCGTGCACGGGTCGGTGGAGGTCGCGGGGCGGGACCTGCTCGAGCTCGGGGCGCGCGGCGCGCGCCGTCTGCGGGGTCGCGACATCGGTTACGTCCCGCAGGACCCCGGCGGTTCGCTGGATCCGTTGAAGAGGGTCCTCGACCAGGTCGTCGAACCGCTGCGCATCCATCGCATCGGCGATCCACGGCAGCATCGGGGCCGGGCGCTGCAGGCCCTGCGGGACGCGGGGCTCGACGATCCGAGGGCCCTCGCCGGTCGCTGGCCGCACGAGCTCTCCGGCGGGCAGCGCCAACGGGTGCTGATCGCCGCCGCGATGGTCATCGAGCCCGCGCTGATCGTCGCCGACGAGCCGACCAGCGCACTCGACGTCACCGTGCAGCGCCGGATCCTCGATCGGATCGGGGAGCTGACGAGCTCGCACGGCACCTCGCTGCTGCTCATCACCCACGACCTCGCGATCGCGGCGGACCGCACCGACCGCACCCTGGCGCTGCGCACCGGGAAGGTCGTCGACGAGGGCCCCAGTCGCAGCCTCCTGGTCGCTCCGCAGCACCCGTACACCCGCGCACTCGTCGACGCGATCCCGGGCCGCTCCCGCACTCTCGAGGAGATCGAGCCGCCGCGGCCCTCGCCGGAGGACGAACCGCTCGTGCGGGCTCGCGGCATCGCCCGGACCTTCGGGTCGAGGCGCGAGCCCGTCACCGCGCTCCTGCCCACCGATCTCGAGGTGCGGCCGGGGGACAGCATCGGGATCGTCGGGGAGTCCGGCTCGGGCAAGACCACGCTCGCGCGGATCCTGCTGGGGCTCACCCGCCCGGACGAGGGGGACGTGCACGTCGCAGGTCGCGCCGTCACCCGCGGCGACCGGGCGATCCGCCGCGTCGTCCAGCCCGTCTTCCAGAACCCCCACTCCTCCTTCGACCCCGCGCGCACCGTAGGCTGGTCGGCGCTGGAACCGGTGCGGGCGCTGGCGCCGCGGCCCCGCGCCGCTCGACGGCAGCTGCTCGAGCGCCTCTTCCGGGACGTGGGGCTCGACCCCGTGCTCGCGGGCCGTCGCCCGGACGAGCTGTCCGGCGGGCAGCTGCAGCGGGTGGCGATCGCCCGCGCGCTCAGCGTCGAGCCCCAGGTGCTCGTGTGCGACGAGGCGGTCTCCGCCCTGGACGTCACCGTGCAGGCGCAGATCCTGGCGCTGCTCGCGCGCCTGCAGCACGAGCACCGGCTGGCGCTCGTGTTCATCACCCACGATCTCGGCGTGCTCCGCCAGGTCTGCCGGGACGTGCTGGTGATGCGCCGCGGAGAGGTGGTCGAGCGCGGGGCCACCGCGGACGTCCTCACCGACCCGCAGACGGACTACACCCGTGAGCTGATCGCCGCGATCCCCGGCGCCGCCGAGGAGGCTCCCCTCGTCTGA
- a CDS encoding ABC transporter ATP-binding protein codes for MTDSDPRTQTTAADSASGEATGRSIFLDAVTKRYPGQERPAVDGVTLEIPEGQVVMLVGPSGCGKTTTLKMINRLIEPTEGRIVLGGEDVTTINGDELRRRIGYVIQAGGLFPHMTVAQNIALVPKMLGCDKARIAERVEELLELVGLDPDVYRSRFPKELSGGQQQRVGVARALAADPPVLLMDEPFGAVDPITRQRLQDELIRIQQEVRKTMVIVTHDFDEAVKLGDWIVVFREGAQIVQYDTPERILAEPADEFVENFIGSGAALKQLGLRRVREVEAADAVVAHAGGNAAEALRRAEQAGHNHAVVVDERGRPISWPSRRALSRMTRLPTELDPALPVVGSGATLNDALDTMLVSSAGATLVTGRGGVFEGVVDVETIMDAITMARQSAAERSSEAPVGTNTGAVDVVIDDEGTAVTAPQGSARDD; via the coding sequence GTGACCGACTCAGACCCCCGCACCCAGACCACCGCCGCGGACTCCGCCTCCGGCGAGGCCACGGGCCGCTCGATCTTCCTGGACGCCGTCACCAAGCGGTACCCCGGGCAGGAGCGCCCGGCCGTCGACGGCGTCACCCTCGAGATCCCCGAGGGCCAGGTCGTCATGCTCGTCGGCCCCTCAGGCTGCGGCAAGACGACCACGCTGAAGATGATCAACCGCCTCATCGAGCCCACCGAGGGGCGGATCGTGCTGGGCGGCGAGGACGTCACCACGATCAACGGCGACGAGCTGCGCCGCCGCATCGGCTACGTCATCCAGGCCGGCGGCCTGTTCCCGCACATGACGGTCGCCCAGAACATCGCGCTCGTGCCCAAGATGCTGGGCTGCGACAAGGCCCGCATCGCCGAGCGCGTCGAGGAGCTGCTCGAGCTCGTCGGCCTCGACCCCGACGTCTACCGCTCGCGCTTCCCCAAGGAGCTCTCGGGCGGACAGCAGCAGCGCGTGGGCGTCGCCCGGGCGCTCGCCGCCGACCCGCCCGTGCTGCTCATGGACGAGCCCTTCGGGGCCGTCGACCCGATCACCCGCCAGCGCCTGCAGGACGAGCTGATCCGCATCCAGCAGGAAGTGCGCAAGACGATGGTCATCGTCACCCACGACTTCGACGAGGCGGTGAAGCTCGGCGACTGGATCGTGGTCTTCCGCGAGGGCGCGCAGATCGTCCAGTACGACACCCCCGAGCGGATCCTCGCCGAGCCGGCCGACGAGTTCGTCGAGAACTTCATCGGCTCGGGCGCCGCCCTCAAGCAGCTGGGCCTGCGCCGCGTGCGCGAGGTCGAGGCGGCCGACGCGGTCGTCGCGCACGCCGGCGGCAACGCCGCCGAGGCCCTGCGCCGCGCCGAGCAGGCGGGCCACAACCACGCGGTCGTGGTCGACGAGCGCGGACGACCCATCTCCTGGCCCTCCCGCCGTGCGCTCTCCCGCATGACGCGCCTGCCCACCGAGCTCGACCCGGCGCTGCCCGTCGTCGGCTCGGGCGCGACCCTCAACGACGCCCTGGACACGATGCTCGTCTCGAGCGCCGGCGCCACCCTGGTCACGGGCCGCGGCGGTGTCTTCGAGGGGGTCGTGGACGTGGAGACGATCATGGACGCGATCACCATGGCCCGTCAGAGCGCCGCCGAGCGCTCGAGCGAGGCGCCGGTGGGCACCAACACGGGCGCCGTCGACGTCGTCATCGACGACGAGGGCACGGCCGTCACCGCCCCGCAGGGATCGGCCCGCGATGACTGA
- a CDS encoding ABC transporter permease: MTSDQRAEQAPHPQQTQRPQHPQRARHALRVLGARPGVALASLFLLLLVGWIVVPNLFAPTDPIEAVGPSLAPPSSHYWFGTDLNGRDVYSRVVHGARSSLLAGLVAIAISLVCGGLLGMVAGYAGGILDAVISRAVEVLVSIPGLLLSLAIISALGFGVDKVAIAVGISGIPGMVRIARAETLRIIGLPFMDAAVTSGTRRVIAILTHVVPNASGAIAVVAGIDLGGAILAVASLSFLGFGAVPPQPEWGSQINEGRTYIASAWWWTLFPSLVAALTVLSVNRVSRGIGTRENR; encoded by the coding sequence ATGACGAGCGACCAGCGGGCCGAGCAGGCCCCGCACCCGCAGCAGACGCAGCGCCCCCAGCACCCCCAGCGGGCCCGGCATGCGCTGCGCGTCCTCGGGGCGCGGCCGGGCGTCGCGCTCGCGAGCCTGTTCCTGCTGCTGCTCGTGGGATGGATCGTGGTGCCGAACCTGTTCGCGCCCACGGACCCGATCGAGGCCGTCGGACCGTCGCTAGCCCCGCCGAGCTCGCACTATTGGTTCGGCACGGACCTCAACGGGCGCGACGTCTACAGCCGCGTGGTCCACGGAGCGCGCTCCTCGCTGCTCGCGGGCCTCGTCGCGATCGCGATCTCGCTCGTGTGCGGCGGGCTGCTGGGCATGGTCGCCGGCTACGCCGGCGGGATCCTGGACGCGGTGATCTCGCGCGCCGTCGAGGTGCTGGTCTCGATCCCGGGCCTGCTGCTCTCGCTCGCGATCATCTCGGCGCTCGGCTTCGGCGTGGACAAGGTCGCCATCGCGGTGGGCATCTCCGGCATCCCCGGCATGGTGCGGATCGCGCGCGCCGAGACCCTGCGGATCATCGGGCTGCCCTTCATGGATGCGGCGGTCACCAGCGGCACCCGGCGGGTGATCGCGATCCTCACGCACGTCGTCCCGAACGCCTCGGGCGCGATCGCCGTGGTCGCCGGGATCGACCTGGGCGGCGCGATCCTCGCGGTCGCGTCCCTGAGCTTCCTGGGCTTCGGCGCCGTCCCGCCGCAGCCCGAGTGGGGATCGCAGATCAACGAGGGGCGCACGTACATCGCGAGCGCCTGGTGGTGGACCCTGTTCCCGTCTCTGGTGGCGGCGCTGACCGTGCTGAGCGTCAACCGGGTCAGCCGCGGCATCGGCACGAGGGAGAACCGATGA
- a CDS encoding ABC transporter permease — translation MDFGEFLSSRSSEILFAAAQHFSLVAQSVVLATVLAVAIAALVHRSSLGRAVANSVSAVGLTIPSFALIGLMVAPFGFGVKPAVIVVVFFAALPILRNAIVGLAGVDPALVESARGLGMSRLGIFFRIELPLAWPVILSGVRVSAQMVMGVAAVAAYVLGPGLGGFIFQGLSRLGGAGAIESVVTGTVGVILLALILDLLLLGLGRLTTSKGIR, via the coding sequence GTGGACTTCGGCGAATTCCTCAGCTCCCGCTCGAGCGAGATCCTGTTCGCCGCCGCCCAGCACTTCAGCCTCGTCGCCCAGTCCGTCGTCCTGGCGACGGTCCTCGCCGTCGCGATCGCCGCGCTCGTGCACCGCTCGAGCCTCGGCCGCGCCGTCGCGAACTCGGTGAGCGCCGTGGGGCTCACCATCCCGTCCTTCGCCCTCATCGGCCTGATGGTCGCGCCCTTCGGCTTCGGCGTGAAGCCCGCCGTCATCGTTGTCGTCTTCTTCGCGGCCCTGCCCATCCTGCGCAACGCCATCGTGGGACTCGCCGGGGTGGATCCGGCGCTCGTCGAATCGGCGCGCGGCCTGGGCATGAGCCGCCTGGGCATCTTCTTCCGCATCGAGCTGCCGCTCGCCTGGCCCGTGATCCTCAGCGGAGTGCGCGTCTCCGCCCAGATGGTCATGGGCGTCGCGGCGGTCGCCGCCTACGTGCTCGGTCCCGGGCTCGGCGGCTTCATCTTCCAGGGCCTCTCGCGCCTCGGCGGCGCCGGGGCGATCGAATCGGTGGTGACCGGCACCGTCGGCGTCATCCTCCTGGCCCTCATCCTCGACCTCCTGCTGCTGGGCCTCGGCAGGCTCACGACCTCGAAGGGCATCCGGTGA
- a CDS encoding ABC transporter permease has protein sequence MLRYVLRRLGQAVVVLWGAISLSFIIVQLTPGDPARLIVMGSGQGDAGAADEAQLGRIRDEMGLDRPLLMQYLSYLHRVLTLDWGTAYSRQRQAVSAVIGDSLGSTLELGLVSLLFLVILGIAFALGGVLLPTAALRSAFQAVTVIGIAVPSFVMAILLLQIFSFRLGWFPAFGADGPRAVLLPALTIALLGAGTLSQVFSRSIREVSAEGYVEVARARGLGPVRVVLGHVLRNASLPVYTIIGMLVGGVVSGAAIIETIFGRPGIGNLYVEAVTARDFPLIQALIVLTGGLYVLVTLVVDLSYPFIDPRVVSPAHRGGRR, from the coding sequence GTGCTCCGCTACGTCCTGCGACGCCTCGGGCAAGCGGTGGTCGTCCTCTGGGGCGCCATCAGCCTGTCCTTCATCATCGTCCAGCTGACCCCGGGGGACCCGGCCCGGCTCATCGTCATGGGCAGCGGGCAGGGGGATGCCGGCGCGGCCGACGAGGCCCAGCTGGGCCGGATCCGCGACGAGATGGGGCTGGACCGGCCGCTGCTCATGCAGTACCTGAGCTATCTGCACCGTGTGCTCACCCTCGACTGGGGCACGGCCTACTCGCGGCAGCGCCAGGCGGTCTCGGCCGTGATCGGCGACAGCCTGGGATCCACCCTCGAGCTGGGGCTGGTGAGTCTGCTGTTCCTGGTGATTCTCGGCATCGCCTTCGCACTGGGCGGCGTCCTGCTGCCCACGGCCGCCCTGCGCTCCGCCTTCCAGGCCGTGACCGTCATCGGGATCGCAGTGCCCTCGTTCGTGATGGCGATCCTGCTGCTGCAGATCTTCTCCTTCCGCCTGGGATGGTTCCCCGCCTTCGGGGCCGACGGACCGCGCGCCGTGCTGCTGCCTGCGCTGACCATCGCGCTGCTCGGCGCGGGGACACTGAGCCAGGTGTTCTCGCGGAGCATCCGCGAGGTCTCCGCGGAGGGGTACGTGGAGGTCGCCCGCGCTCGCGGGCTCGGCCCCGTCCGCGTCGTCCTCGGCCACGTGCTGCGCAATGCGAGCCTTCCGGTGTACACGATCATCGGGATGCTCGTGGGCGGCGTGGTCTCCGGCGCGGCCATCATCGAGACGATCTTCGGTCGTCCGGGGATCGGCAACCTCTACGTCGAGGCGGTCACCGCGCGCGACTTCCCGCTGATCCAGGCGCTGATCGTCCTCACGGGCGGGCTGTACGTGCTGGTCACGCTGGTGGTCGATCTGAGCTACCCGTTCATCGATCCGCGCGTGGTCTCCCCGGCCCATCGAGGTGGCCGACGATGA
- a CDS encoding ABC transporter permease: MTERTATDTADQAADDAATGAATEATTDGADARRVPAPRPWRPLIVQILVLLAILVVYGAWLLLAPLTATERNTLNPSTILELTGQHLALTLVATVIVLVIGVPLGILLTRGPFRKIAEPVLAVANFGQAAPAVGLIVLLAAFVPNGFQASIIALVLYAILPVLRNTMIGVRGVDQRLVEAGRGMGMTAFSVLLRVELPLAVPVMLSGVRTALVLLVGTASLAAFVNGGGLGLLITTGINLYLFKVLISGALLVAVLALIVDWAGRVVEHVARPKGL; the protein is encoded by the coding sequence ATGACTGAGCGCACAGCGACCGACACCGCCGACCAGGCAGCGGACGATGCCGCGACCGGCGCCGCGACCGAGGCGACGACCGATGGGGCAGACGCGCGCCGCGTCCCCGCGCCGCGCCCGTGGCGCCCGCTCATCGTGCAGATCCTGGTGCTGCTCGCGATCCTCGTGGTCTACGGCGCGTGGCTGCTGCTCGCGCCGCTCACGGCGACCGAGCGCAACACCCTGAACCCCTCGACGATCCTCGAGCTCACCGGCCAGCACCTCGCCCTCACCCTGGTGGCGACCGTGATCGTGCTCGTGATCGGCGTGCCGCTGGGGATCCTGCTGACCCGCGGACCCTTCCGGAAGATCGCCGAGCCCGTGCTGGCCGTGGCGAACTTCGGGCAGGCCGCGCCGGCCGTCGGCCTCATCGTCCTGCTCGCCGCCTTCGTGCCCAACGGGTTCCAGGCCTCGATCATCGCCCTGGTGCTCTACGCGATCCTGCCGGTGCTGCGGAACACCATGATCGGCGTGCGCGGCGTGGACCAGCGCCTGGTCGAGGCGGGGCGGGGGATGGGCATGACCGCCTTCTCCGTGCTGCTGCGCGTCGAGCTGCCGCTCGCGGTGCCGGTCATGCTCTCGGGCGTGCGCACGGCGCTCGTCCTGCTCGTGGGCACTGCCTCGCTCGCCGCCTTCGTCAACGGCGGCGGACTGGGCCTGCTGATCACCACCGGCATCAACCTGTACCTGTTCAAGGTCCTGATCTCCGGCGCGCTGCTGGTCGCGGTGCTCGCCCTGATCGTGGACTGGGCCGGCCGCGTCGTCGAGCACGTCGCCCGACCGAAGGGACTGTGA